The sequence GTTAGCAAAGACATTTACAATGACTCTCGATCGAAATGGTATATCATGGAAACAAGTTCAAATTAGGAAATATATTTATTCCGTTATTTTAATAGAGAGATTGGAtgactctttttctttttccttatttgttgttttggctaaattttatttccatttttattgaataaaatatCCACAAGTCACAAAATCATGGTAAAAAGTTCTATTAATTTTCAATTAGtttcattatcaaaatataatttgactgaaataatcataaaataattttgaattttttatttaaactatatttattgttcagtttcatttttatatagttattacatttaataattattgttCTTAAATCCAAATAATTATGTGTTCAATTAAATCTATATGAGCATGCTAACTATTATGAAAATTATGcatgtaaaaattaaaattctttaaatgacgatttataaaatacaaacatAAGGGACTAATTTACTTAGTTGGATGCCTAAATTCTTTCGATTTGTTTGTGAACTTCCATTTCCGACATTTCCAActctcaaattaaaaaaaaaataaaattgcataCACACAACTATGCAGCCACACGTTTATaactttttcatatataattataatgaaatgagtgGATAAAACATACACATAACATCGTTTTATATAGTTATAAAACTTATAATATAGTGAATTAGTTGACAcctttaattacttgttttctTCAGCATAAGATATAGTTGCATGCACAgcatttgtttttttctttccaatatatgatataatatttggtgtttttttggggccgagaACTCTTGATTGCTTAGTGATATTATCAAAGAGGTTAGGAATGAGAATAAAATAAGGAACaccattaaatatttatataaaatttaaacaacaCGTTAAGgggaaattaaaattaaacaatattttACTTCATTCACTGATTTTTATGTAAGCAATTATTGGAAAATTCTTTCAATATTAACACCATACtacatgtttatttatttcataaaaacttattacaaatatatataatgataaacTTAATCATTTTCATGGCTATTTTAGAAATTCCTTAGCAATTTTTCCATTAGCACCCTTAGGATAAAATCCACCAGGTACATGTTCATCGCCAGAACCGTATACGATCCGTAGAATCTCAGCTGGAGTTCTTTTATAGGAAAGTGAACCAAAATTAGCTGATAATACATTACTTCTAGTCCGATTCTCTGCTCCAAGTGGTGACTGAACGTATACACCTTCATCTTTGATCCCGCAATTACCTAATTTATTTCTTAGTCCTGATATACGAGATGTGAAATCAGCCACCGTGTAGTGATAAGGAGAAACTAATTCCGCTGCTCTCTCGTAGAGGTACATCCTGATAACTGCGTCTTGTCCTGATTCAACACCTAATAATCCTGCCAAAagctacaaaagaaaaaaaatattatttgcaaTGAAAAAGGttatactttttcaatatatttgtcatttttcatCTAACTTTAGagtcatatttttttgaatttttgctTTTGAGGGTGTAAAATACGTTCTTGTATCTATTGTTTTAGTTCATATCATGCTATTgtcgattttaaaaaaaaaggaagaataagGAAGGTTGTCTTTCTAttgatatgtatttttttcttatggCCAAACCTTTTGtgttaaaaagtttaaaaattttatcCACGAGACAATCAACGTCAAAAGTTTAAGATCATCTGCCTCTTAAATCATTCTTCTTAAATCATCTAGGGAGGGGGAGTTGAGGattaatacatacatatatttacTTACCCTTTTGGTTTCGTAGCCATTGATATTGGGATTTGTACCAACATAACCAACTAATCcaacatatggaattacatAGCAAGATAACATGTAGCTTAAACTGTCTCTGTATGGATCAAATGGAGGTACTAATTTGTGCCCAAAAGCATCGTCAAATATCTTTGCAAAATGTTTAGCACTAAGATCTAACAAAGGTCTAGGGAAAACACCAACTGTTGAGTTAAGTGACCTGCAAAACAACCAAACACACATTACAcaaactaattatataaacatTTCGCACCATGGAACATAAAACTCAGGTTTCGTTTGAACATGCAATTtaatatcatgatttgaaatttgGATATGCAACGTCAATACTCCAAATTCTTCATGAttccaaatttcaattttttaccTTAGATGACCAACTTCTTGATTAGCAAATTCCATAATAATATTGTTTGTAAGTTGATCAAGATTTGCTTTTCTACCACCAATAGGAGGTGGCCCAGACATAGGCAAATTTGGTGCAACTACATCAAGCCCAAATCCATAAGAAGCCCATAAAAAGTACTCTGCTTCTAAAAACTCTAAATTCACTGCAAATTGCATTTTGTCTATATCCTCTTTCTCCACTCCCACTCCCTTCTTTGGGTACCCTGATGGACAATTAGTATTTTTTGCATAAGAAAATGACATCAATAAAATTTCACTAAGGACCATGTATGTGACTAAGAAATGGATAAAGAGTAATTTAAAAGACATGATTATGCTTAATGTAGAATAAgaaaagaagtttttttttttacttgttgtAAATGTGTGCTTTTTGGTTCaatatatatactagtaataaCAGTTAGAAGCTTATTGGGAAAACACCAAGAACAAGGTCCACATTCATCTCTCCTCTCCTAAACGATTCCTAAAAATGTGAAATTCATAAACTCAATAAATTGCGCtattaatatttttccaaaCCTGTTTTGATGTGGATTGTGAGGTTCATGTATTTGTTGGAAGGaaaatactttttctttaaatgaaaaatgatattttaggAAAACAagaaagttttttatttattttcttatatatgaagATACATATACGTTACATATTCATGGAACCAATATTAAGACAATCATAATTTCACTATTAATCTGTGAATATTATTCATGTAGCAATATTTGGATAATGATATGGGTTCATTAATTACTGCCAACACATTGCCACCTATGCATATATCCTAGATGTTGAATCAGTAATATACTCTTTctgttttgatttattttgtttattttttatctcttttttagTCCATTAAAAAggtaagtgttttttttttattatatgagattttaaaaaatctatctTTTCAGtgtcaatataatattttaaaagttaaagagATAAGATTAAAGAGATATcttaatacatttttatatgatcataaaatttactaattttttttatttttttaaactccaTTATTATCtagtcaaaaaaaatttaacaaaaaaattactaatagACTAGGATTATATCACCCGTTGCCATAAGATTTTGGATTACAGAAAAATAATAGAGACACGTTTTTCCACCCTGCAAGAACACAATGTCTATTAATCTTGGTTAATGCGGTCTATGTTGCACCAGTGACTCAGGGGtcattataataaaagtatatttaaaaatttattaagataattaaaaaaggaaattaagaaaattatattatatgtggATACTTTGTTGAGTCTATTGCCTTGTAATTTGCAGCTATTTTCATGGCCCATAGCTATAGCTACGAGGAAAAACGTATTATCACAGGTGACTCGATAAAATTAGTGACCTAAAATTAAATTTGCCGTGTCTCATTTATGTATCGAAGAATGATGATAGACTCACATATTGCTTTCTGTCGTGAATTAGCAATGGAATTAACTATCTTGTCAATAGGATTCATTTCCAGTTTCATTGTGATTTTGTTGGACAAATCTTATTGGACGAATTCATATTCtaagtttttcaattttaatgcCCAAATCACTCCATGATTTCTATACTTCTATTGGACTCGTTATTAAGACTGCAACAGGGGAATAAATGAACAAGAAACAATTGATGAAAAATCAAAGTGACCACAAAAGGCCTGCTGCAACGAACCCTAGAaagttattttgaatatattcaCGTAATTGCCCATTGATTATCGTTAATTTAATTGTATCGTATTGTCTCTCGTTAGCCAATTCTTGTGTTTTATCTGAAAAGTCTAAGATAACACGATCGAGTGTAAGAGACTAAACTAATTTTCATCCATTTAGACTGATAAAAATTAGTTCATCAAATAGAAACATTTATATTAAGAATAATAGTTTACATCCTGTATTTTCACTTCTTTAGACAAAACAGAGTTTGAAGTATGTCTGGGCAACATGAACTCCTCGAACGTTCCTGAAAATATATAATGGAAATGATTTAACATTATTCACGAATCTTAGACAAATTTGTTAATCGTAAATGAATAATTCTTACTTTGTTAGAGTCATTTGTGTGATAAGCCTTCTCCATTTCCCTGCCTAATCCCATCCAAACTTCAGAACCTATCTCATTTGCCAGTGTAACATAAGCCACATTCGATTTCTCCTTAGTGTCCATTGATCCGGTTTGTTCATCGTTTAGTTGCTGAGACTTTGCAAGATCAATGGAAAAGCATTGATCACTGAATTGATAACTCGGGGTTAGTTGAGCTTCATATTGATGGATTTGATCTTGACTAACGCTGGTTTCCTCCGTTCCCTTCATGTATATCGACAGTAATTCCATCAACTCATCACATTTCTCTGTTTTTCTTTCATCAGTATGTGTAATAGCACATGAAATATGCGCATCAAATTCACAAGAGCTGCAATGGTAAAGCCACCCTTTATAACTAGGCTTTTTGCACAAGTCACATTCGAAATCATAAGGAGGACAGAATTCTAAGTCCAGTTCATGGCAATGAGATGACATTTCAATTGAAAGAGGTAATGCTAATAAACATAGCGTGTGATAATGAGTAGAACATTTGGCACACGCGTAAGAAAATCCCAAGATTTCTTTTCTACACGCGTTGCATTTTGATGAAGAAGGTGTAGTCGTTAGTAGAGTAAGACGATGGATTGGATCCACTAGATGCTGCAAGCTTTTGGGCATATTGAAGCATTCTTGATGAAGGAAAAACGAACACGTACTTTTACATTTGTAGTAGAATTTACCAGGCAATATATTGAGTTTACATCCAGAGCAAATTGCATTACTTTGCTTATTGATGTAAACAAATTGATGTCCATCACTAAAATGTTCGAATACATTATTCTCCTCTGTTTTTCCCATCataaaaaaagtacaaaaatcCCTATTTCTTCCACATTAAAGACTCTTTGAGCGgcaagtgtttttttttttatgttgtttgcTTTTTCTTGGAGGCAACGGAAGGTGAAATATTCAGTTACTTGTTACAAGAAAAATGCAGCTATCAAGTAGCTTTAACCTAAGTTTATATtcctaaaatatgaataaaacacataaaatgcCTCTACTAAAGATGCCTTGATAACAAGAGAGTATATTTTCAATGGAACATAAccaattgttttttcttttttttttttggaagagTTTGTACGTATGTAACCAAAACATACAGACACCAgaaagtatattttaatttatacagTTAATGAGTTCGGAATCCATAAACTTGTCTACATAATTTAGTTTTTAACGCTAGAACTCCAAAACTTGTACCTACTGAACacttatactactcaaaatatacatacttatcatatacaaataataattttcgTTGCATCAAACACCTCTTAATTCAATTTGCATCAGCCAAGGCTGCAGCATCTTTGAATCCCCTAAAAACAGATTTGACAACATCAGGTGTAGGAAGACTTTGTTTAATAATAGGAAGTTGAATGAAATTGTTGATCCATGCATGTAAACAAGGGTATTTTGTTGAATCCATTGCTTTAAATTCACCAATTTCTTCAATATATTGGAACCAATAAGCAATCCAACCAATTATTATATCAAGGTACCCTATTTTCTCACCACCAAAAAACTTTTTCCCAATTATTTGTCCTTCAAGAAGATGTAATCCCTCTACCActgattcaactccctctgctTTTGTTTCTCCAGAGGTGAAAAATGCCTTCTTAGCTGCTTCATAAAACTGCAccaatcattttttaaaaaaaaatagaaaaatcataaaCCAGAATAGAAGAGCTTGCCCCACTCATAAATAAATATCTCATAGTAGCCTTATTTCGAGGCTACATCGATAGTTATTAATTCGTTAGCACCATATTAAAACATTATTGGCATGATCCAATAATTTAACCTAACTATTTGCATCAATAATTAAGTTAGGTGGACTAATATTAAGACCGATCGCATCGTCCACAAAAAGTGAGATTAAAATGATggaaaataagaatattatccgttacaataaattaaaataccaTAATATTTTTACCTTGCCATCAACAAAAC comes from Solanum pennellii chromosome 1, SPENNV200 and encodes:
- the LOC107025601 gene encoding desiccation-related protein PCC13-62-like isoform X2, whose protein sequence is MSFKLLFIHFLVTYMVLSEILLMSFSYAKNTNCPSGYPKKGVGVEKEDIDKMQFAVNLEFLEAEYFLWASYGFGLDVVAPNLPMSGPPPIGGRKANLDQLTNNIIMEFANQEVGHLRSLNSTVGVFPRPLLDLSAKHFAKIFDDAFGHKLVPPFDPYRDSLSYMLSCYVIPYVGLVGYVGTNPNINGYETKRLLAGLLGVESGQDAVIRMYLYERAAELVSPYHYTVADFTSRISGLRNKLGNCGIKDEGVYVQSPLGAENRTRSNVLSANFGSLSYKRTPAEILRIVYGSGDEHVPGGFYPKGANGKIAKEFLK
- the LOC107032464 gene encoding uncharacterized protein LOC107032464 isoform X1 encodes the protein MMGKTEENNVFEHFSDGHQFVYINKQSNAICSGCKLNILPGKFYYKCKSTCSFFLHQECFNMPKSLQHLVDPIHRLTLLTTTPSSSKCNACRKEILGFSYACAKCSTHYHTLCLLALPLSIEMSSHCHELDLEFCPPYDFECDLCKKPSYKGWLYHCSSCEFDAHISCAITHTDERKTEKCDELMELLSIYMKGTEETSVSQDQIHQYEAQLTPSYQFSDQCFSIDLAKSQQLNDEQTGSMDTKEKSNVAYVTLANEIGSEVWMGLGREMEKAYHTNDSNKERSRSSCCPDILQTLFCLKK
- the LOC107032464 gene encoding glutathione transferase GST 23-like isoform X2 → MEDVKLLGTKESIFTQRVIWALKLKGICYEFIEQDFSSRSSPLLVKLNPVYNKVPVIVHDGKSLAESLVILEYIEETWPLINPLFPLDPFQRASARFWARFVDGKFYEAAKKAFFTSGETKAEGVESVVEGLHLLEGQIIGKKFFGGEKIGYLDIIIGWIAYWFQYIEEIGEFKAMDSTKYPCLHAWINNFIQLPIIKQSLPTPDVVKSVFRGFKDAAALADAN